The following are encoded in a window of Planctomycetota bacterium genomic DNA:
- a CDS encoding gamma-glutamylcyclotransferase family protein codes for MLYFAYGSNLDQKSVAAWAKHFGHKTPSLRGGKPAILDNYRLAFPVFSEYWGGGTADIVYDPGKSVSGAVFELSDKDWALLDQKVRRRVEGGDDVGVYKRIEVEVRPMTRGPAVKAWTYQGVQQEAFHIPPTQNYVDALVNGAFEHGLSTMWVSYLQSFSTQAGKPPRPPRATR; via the coding sequence ATGCTCTATTTCGCCTACGGCTCCAACCTCGATCAGAAGAGCGTCGCCGCCTGGGCGAAGCACTTCGGGCACAAGACGCCCAGCCTTCGAGGCGGAAAGCCGGCGATTCTGGACAACTACAGGCTGGCCTTCCCCGTCTTCAGCGAGTATTGGGGCGGCGGGACGGCGGACATCGTCTACGACCCGGGCAAGAGCGTCTCGGGGGCCGTCTTTGAACTGTCGGACAAGGACTGGGCGCTTCTCGACCAGAAAGTTCGACGTCGTGTCGAGGGCGGCGACGACGTCGGCGTGTACAAGCGGATCGAAGTCGAAGTCCGGCCCATGACACGAGGCCCGGCCGTCAAAGCCTGGACGTACCAGGGCGTGCAGCAGGAGGCATTTCACATTCCGCCCACGCAGAACTACGTCGACGCGCTTGTCAATGGTGCGTTCGAGCACGGACTGAGCACGATGTGGGTCAGCTATCTGCAGAGCTTCAGCACCCAAGCTGGCAAGCCACCGAGACCGCCACGGGCAACTAGGTGA
- a CDS encoding zinc ribbon domain-containing protein, translated as MPTYDYRCDACGFAFEKFQSITADPIRKCPSCGKLKVRRLIGTGAGIIFKGGGFYETDYRSDSYAKDAKNDAGDSSEKSSDGKSDKSDAGKAAAADKPAAKSEPAKAEPAKKPAAETGAKK; from the coding sequence ATGCCGACGTACGACTACCGCTGCGATGCCTGTGGCTTCGCGTTTGAGAAGTTTCAGAGCATCACGGCCGATCCGATCAGGAAGTGCCCGTCGTGCGGCAAGCTAAAGGTCCGCCGGCTCATCGGCACCGGGGCCGGCATCATCTTCAAGGGCGGCGGCTTCTACGAGACCGACTACCGCTCCGACAGCTACGCCAAAGACGCCAAGAACGACGCCGGCGATTCGAGCGAGAAGTCCTCGGACGGCAAGTCCGACAAGAGTGATGCCGGCAAGGCCGCCGCTGCGGACAAGCCCGCCGCCAAATCCGAGCCGGCCAAAGCTGAGCCAGCGAAAAAGCCAGCCGCCGAGACAGGGGCGAAGAAGTGA
- the yacG gene encoding DNA gyrase inhibitor YacG → MCRQPAAAPPVDGGRSPYPFCSDRCRLADLNRWLEGEYQIPTDDDDLDEATPDFDVPSR, encoded by the coding sequence ATCTGCCGGCAACCCGCCGCCGCACCGCCGGTCGATGGCGGGCGTTCGCCCTACCCGTTCTGCTCGGACCGCTGCCGCCTTGCCGACCTGAATCGCTGGCTCGAAGGCGAGTACCAGATCCCGACCGACGACGATGATCTGGACGAAGCGACGCCGGACTTTGACGTTCCGTCACGCTGA